The Nothobranchius furzeri strain GRZ-AD chromosome 6, NfurGRZ-RIMD1, whole genome shotgun sequence genome includes a region encoding these proteins:
- the purbb gene encoding transcriptional regulator protein Pur-beta, whose protein sequence is MVELKMADGDSGSERGGSSGGGGGFQHFQRDQETQELASKRLDIQNKRFYLDVKQNSKGRFIKIAEVGAGGSKSRLTLSLSVAAEFRDYLGDFIEHYAQLGPSTPEQIAQATAGEDGGPRRALKSEFLVRENRKYYLDLKENQRGRFLRIRQTVNRGPGFGVGGPVGGMLSGQTIALPAQGLIEFRDALAKLIDDYGGDDEELTGGTAAGGFSELPEGTSIMVDSKRFFFDVGSNKYGVFLRVSEVKPSYRNSITVPLKAWSKFGGAFCRYAEEMKEIQERQRDKMYERREESEGDDVDDD, encoded by the coding sequence ATGGTGGAGCTGAAGATGGCGGATGGAGACAGTGGGAGTGAGCGTGGTGGAAGTAGCgggggaggaggcggcttccaacATTTCCAGAGGGACCAGGAGACCCAGGAGCTGGCGTCCAAGCGCCTCGACATCCAGAACAAGCGCTTTTACTTGGACGTCAAGCAGAACAGCAAGGGCAGGTTCATCAAAATCGCTGAGGTAGGGGCCGGGGGCTCCAAAAGTCGTCTGACCCTCTCGCTGTCAGTGGCGGCGGAGTTCCGTGACTACCTCGGGGATTTCATCGAGCACTACGCCCAGCTGGGGCCTAGCACTCCGGAGCAGATCGCCCAGGCCACCGCTGGCGAAGACGGCGGGCCAAGGCGAGCGCTCAAGAGCGAGTTTCTCGTCCGGGAAAACCGCAAGTATTACCTGGACTTGAAGGAGAACCAGCGGGGTCGGTTCTTGCGGATCCGGCAGACCGTAAACCGTGGACCAGGCTTTGGAGTTGGAGGCCCTGTGGGCGGCATGCTGTCCGGCCAGACCATTGCCCTTCCGGCGCAAGGGCTAATAGAGTTTAGAGACGCCCTTGCTAAGCTCATAGATGACTACGGAGGagacgacgaggagctgacaggGGGCACGGCCGCGGGGGGCTTCAGCGAGCTCCCAGAGGGCACCTCCATCATGGTGGACTCCAAGCGGTTCTTCTTCGACGTGGGGTCCAACAAGTACGGAGTGTTCCTGCGCGTGAGCGAGGTGAAGCCCAGCTACAGGAACTCAATCACCGTCCCGCTCAAAGCCTGGAGCAAATTCGGAGGCGCTTTCTGCAGATACGCCGAGGAGATGAAGGAGATCCAGGAGAGGCAGAGGGATAAGATGTACGAGAGGAGAGAGGAGTCGGAGGGGGACGACGTGGACGACGACTGA